Within Actinosynnema pretiosum, the genomic segment CGGTGCGACCGGGGGCGTGCGTGTGGCGGGCCAACTTTCCTCCAGGCATTTCGGGGGGCTCGGTCCAGGACACCCGGCCGGGGGACCGGGTGGAGGTGCCTTCGGGGAGCACCTCCGTTGCCTGCTAGAGACCGAACCGTGACATGCGGCGGAGAACGTAACCCGACGTCACGAAAGTGGGCAACCCATTCGTGGCGAACTGCGGAGATTTAGTGAGATAAGCCACCGCCGACTACGCAGCGTGTTCAAAGACCGGAACGTCTCGCCTGCCGACCGTTATCCGCGCAGGTCAACCCCGTGCCGTCCGAACCGGTTCAGAGATCGGCACCGCCGCGCCCCCGCACGGGCCTGCCAGCCCGCCTGACCCGGAATCGCCACCCTGACCAGCCCGTTCACCGGTGATCGACGAACCGGGGAACGCGCCGCGAAATCGGGGTTTGCCCCCGAACGCGTGACGAAGCGTGGTTGGGCCGAACGGCGGAACCACCCACCCGCCACCGGCTTCCGCGCACCGGAAAAGCAGTGGTCCCCGTCCCGCAGGAGCGGGACGGGGACCACGGTCACCACGGGCGACCAGCCGATCACCCCACGTCCGCCGGGAGACCCCGGCGGGCGGTGGGCGCTACCGGTACTTGGTCGCCGGGGGCAGCGGAACGGCGGGCAGCCCCTCGTGGATCTTGTTCATCGCGTTGAACCACGTCGGGGCCGCGACCTCACCACCGGTGAGACCGGTCCGCCCCTGCCCGCACAGCCGGACCGGGTTGCCGCAGAGGACCTGCGGCGACGCGCCGTCGGTGAAGGTCAGGACGGCGCCCGCGTACTGCATCGTGGCGCCCATGAAGCCCACCGACCAGTAGTTCTCGGTGGTGCCGGTCTTGCCGATGGTCGGCCGGTTCCAGCCCGCCCTGGACGCCGCGCCCGCCGCGGTGCCGCCCGCGGTGGTGTCGTGGCTCATGCCCTGCGCCAGCGCCGCCGCCAGCTCCGGGGACACGGCCTGCTCGCAGGCCGCCTCCTGGAGCTGGACCGGGTTGCCGTTGCGGTCCAGGACCTGCTCGATCGGGGTCGGCGGGCACCAGGTGCCCTCGCTCACGATCGTCGCCGACACGTTCGCCAGCTCCAGCACGCTCGTCGGACCCGCGCCGAGGGTGAACGACCCCATGTTGCCCTGCTTCACGGCGTCACCCTGCGACGGACCGTTGGACTTGTCCTCCTTGAGCGGGTCGCCCGCCAAGGTGACGCCCTGCATCCCGTCGCGCAGACCCAGCCGGTAGGCCATGTCCACGACGTTGTTCAGCCCCGCCTGCTCCTCCAGGATGATGAACCCGGTGTTGGGCGAGGTGGCCAGCGCCTTGGTGAGGGTCATGCTGGTGTCGGCCCCGTCGGAGTAGTTCTTGACGGTGTAGCCCTTGTTGCCGTCCCGGTAGACCCGCGACGTGTAGGTGTTCGGAACCGGGACCTGCCGGTCGATGCCGGTCTTGCCCTGCTCCATCGCCGCGGCGGCGGTGAACACCTTGTAGATCGAGCCCGCGCCGAACCTGGTCACCTCGGCGGGCAGCGAGTACGCGCTCTGCCCGGCGTCGGCGTTGTTGCCGAAGTCGCGGTTGGCGGCCAGCGCGCGGACGCGGTGCTTGTCCTTGCCCGGCTCCACCACGGCCATCGCGTTGGCGACACCGGGGGTGGTCTTGGAGACCTGGCCCTCGGCGGCCTCCTTGACGGCCTGCGTGGCCTTCGCGTCCATCGTCGACTTGATGGTGAGGCCGCCCCTGCGCAGGTCGTCCTCGGTCAGGCCGTGCTCCAGCAGGTAGTCGATCAGGTAGCGGCAGAACGAGCCGTAGATCGGCCCGTCGCCCGCGCCGACGCACCCCATGGGCAGCAGCTTGAGGTCCTCGACCACGCCGATGGGCGCGGCCTTGTACTCCTCGGTCAGCTGGTCGGCCCGCGCGGTGTCCTCGCCGAACGCGCCGTTGTTGCGCATGTAGTCGATGACCGTGTTGCGCCGCTCCATGGCGGCGTCCGCGCCGGCCTCCGGGTTCAGCGCGCTCGGCCGGTTGACCAGGCCCGCCAGCAGGGCTGCCTGCGGGACGGTCAGCTTGTCGGCCGTGGTGTTGAAGTACGTCTGCGCCGCGGCGCCGACGCCGTAGGTGCCGTTGCCGAACGGCACGACGTTCAGGTATGCGGTGAGGATCTCCTCCTTCGTCATCTTCTGCTCGAGCTGCATGGCGATGCGCGCTTCGCTCAGCTTGCGCGCCATCGTGGCAGCCGTCGCCTTCTCGTACGCCTCATCGGAGCCCTTGCCCACCACGAACGCGAGGTAGTTCTTCACGTACTGCTGGGTGAGCGTGGACGCGCCCTGGGAGGTCTCACCCTCGACGCCCGCCTTGGCGGCGGCGCGCATGATGCCCTGCCAGTCGACGCCCTGGTGCTCGAAGAACCTGCGGTCCTCGATCGCGATGATCGCGGCCTTCATCGTGTCGGCGATGTCCTCGAACGCCACCGGGATGCGGTACTGGTCGTACAGGTAGGCGATGGGCTGCCCATCCTTGTCCTGGATGGTGGTGACCAGAGGCAGCTCGGCCTTGGTCAGCTCGCCAGAGGTCTGGTCGACGGTGTCGGCGGCGCGGTTGGAGGCCAACCCCAGACCACCGACGACGGGGAAGAGCACGGCGGCGACGAGAACCCCCGCCGTGAGGCACAACCCCACCATCTTGAGCAGACCTGTCGCACGTGCGGCGAACACTGAACCAGCAACCCCTTCCAGACCCGCGGGGAAAGACGCCCCTCCACAGATAAGTCGCGCGGGACCCGAACCCGGTTGCCTGGAGCGGCGAGGAAATTCCGGGTTGATCGTGCGCGACCTGACCCGCAAGTTACTCCTGCCCGGTTGTGGACGAGGTGAAACGCCAGGCAGGCGAGGCCGTGGTGAGGCACGCGACAGTGCGGGACGGCGGCGCGGGGCGGCTGCGCGGGATGAGAGGGCGGGGCGGCAGGCGGCGCGGACCGGCGGGGCGGCCGGGCGGCGCGCGCCACCCGGCCGCCCCGCGTCCGGCTACTTGGGCGCCAGCCGGATCGTCGCGCTGGCCCTGCGCACCTCGTCCCCGCCGTGCTGCGGCAGCACGTCCTCAAGGAACCCGTACTCGCGCAGCTCCCGCTCGTCGCGCGCCCGCCGCCGCACCGTCCGCCACCACATGGCGATGTCCGCCCAGCCCGGAGCCGACAGCGACCCGCCGAAGTGCTGCGTGGACAGCGCCGCGCACAGGTTCGCGAACCGCACCCGCTGCGCCAGCGGCCAGCCCTCCAG encodes:
- a CDS encoding transglycosylase domain-containing protein, coding for MFAARATGLLKMVGLCLTAGVLVAAVLFPVVGGLGLASNRAADTVDQTSGELTKAELPLVTTIQDKDGQPIAYLYDQYRIPVAFEDIADTMKAAIIAIEDRRFFEHQGVDWQGIMRAAAKAGVEGETSQGASTLTQQYVKNYLAFVVGKGSDEAYEKATAATMARKLSEARIAMQLEQKMTKEEILTAYLNVVPFGNGTYGVGAAAQTYFNTTADKLTVPQAALLAGLVNRPSALNPEAGADAAMERRNTVIDYMRNNGAFGEDTARADQLTEEYKAAPIGVVEDLKLLPMGCVGAGDGPIYGSFCRYLIDYLLEHGLTEDDLRRGGLTIKSTMDAKATQAVKEAAEGQVSKTTPGVANAMAVVEPGKDKHRVRALAANRDFGNNADAGQSAYSLPAEVTRFGAGSIYKVFTAAAAMEQGKTGIDRQVPVPNTYTSRVYRDGNKGYTVKNYSDGADTSMTLTKALATSPNTGFIILEEQAGLNNVVDMAYRLGLRDGMQGVTLAGDPLKEDKSNGPSQGDAVKQGNMGSFTLGAGPTSVLELANVSATIVSEGTWCPPTPIEQVLDRNGNPVQLQEAACEQAVSPELAAALAQGMSHDTTAGGTAAGAASRAGWNRPTIGKTGTTENYWSVGFMGATMQYAGAVLTFTDGASPQVLCGNPVRLCGQGRTGLTGGEVAAPTWFNAMNKIHEGLPAVPLPPATKYR